A section of the Quatrionicoccus australiensis genome encodes:
- the ispD gene encoding 2-C-methyl-D-erythritol 4-phosphate cytidylyltransferase, giving the protein MPRYFAIVPAAGSGSRFGAEKPKQYLSLLGRPLIHHTLAALVACPEIERVWVVLSPNDAEWSRHDWSDLGAKLETVRCGGATRADSVGNGLRAAAMVAAEDDWVLVHDAARPCLSADMLAALLRELADDPVGGILAVPVADTLKRADAEQRVAATEPRDGLWQAQTPQMFRYGRLAEALENCRAVTDEAGAIEAMGLKPKLVKGDSTNLKVTFPADLALAAMILRGRK; this is encoded by the coding sequence ATGCCACGTTATTTCGCAATCGTTCCCGCTGCTGGCAGCGGTTCCCGCTTCGGCGCCGAGAAACCCAAACAGTACCTGAGCCTGCTCGGCCGGCCGCTGATTCATCATACGCTGGCGGCGCTGGTCGCCTGCCCGGAAATCGAGCGCGTCTGGGTCGTGCTTTCGCCGAACGACGCGGAATGGAGCCGGCACGACTGGTCCGATCTTGGTGCCAAGCTTGAAACCGTGCGCTGCGGCGGGGCGACCCGTGCCGACAGCGTCGGCAACGGCCTGCGCGCCGCAGCGATGGTGGCGGCCGAGGACGACTGGGTGCTGGTACATGATGCAGCGCGGCCCTGCCTGAGCGCCGACATGCTCGCCGCGCTGTTGCGCGAGCTGGCCGACGATCCGGTTGGCGGCATTCTTGCCGTGCCGGTTGCCGATACCCTGAAACGCGCCGATGCCGAACAGCGCGTCGCCGCCACCGAGCCGCGCGACGGCCTGTGGCAGGCGCAGACGCCGCAGATGTTCCGTTACGGTCGACTCGCCGAAGCACTCGAAAATTGCCGCGCCGTGACCGACGAAGCGGGAGCGATCGAGGCAATGGGCCTCAAGCCGAAGCTGGTCAAGGGCGATTCGACCAATCTGAAAGTCACATTTCCGGCCGACCTGGCGCTGGCGGCGATGATCCTGAGGGGACGCAAATGA
- the amrA gene encoding AmmeMemoRadiSam system protein A, with product MSDLGSSLLILARHAITSRFVESGVLAHQPGLPPGTVDLPELHKMGATFVTLSQRGQLRGCIGSLEAWRPLLQDVQENARAAAFRDPRFKPLGVDELGRTRVEVSLLTPATPMQFTSEANALAQLQPGRDGIIFSAGGRRSTFLPQVWEQLPAPADFMAHLKQKAGLPAAYWGDDVRLERYAVMKWQENTP from the coding sequence ATGTCTGATCTCGGCAGCAGCCTGCTGATTCTGGCCCGGCATGCGATCACCAGCCGCTTCGTCGAGTCCGGCGTTCTCGCGCATCAGCCCGGACTGCCTCCCGGAACGGTCGACCTGCCGGAATTGCACAAAATGGGCGCCACTTTCGTCACGCTCAGCCAGCGCGGCCAGCTGCGCGGCTGTATCGGCAGCCTCGAAGCCTGGCGCCCGCTGCTCCAGGACGTCCAGGAAAATGCCCGCGCCGCCGCCTTTCGCGATCCGCGCTTCAAGCCGCTCGGCGTCGACGAACTCGGCCGCACCCGCGTCGAAGTCTCGCTGCTGACGCCAGCCACGCCCATGCAGTTCACCAGCGAGGCCAATGCGCTTGCCCAGTTGCAGCCGGGCCGTGATGGCATCATTTTTTCCGCGGGTGGCCGCCGCTCGACTTTCCTGCCGCAGGTCTGGGAACAACTGCCCGCCCCCGCCGACTTCATGGCCCACCTCAAGCAGAAAGCCGGCTTGCCCGCCGCTTACTGGGGCGACGATGTCCGGCTCGAACGCTACGCCGTGATGAAGTGGCAGGAAAACACGCCATGA
- a CDS encoding MgtC/SapB family protein, with product MSFVVPELAAPVEAFATALGIGLLVGLERERRPDSAAGLRTFALVAMLGCLFALLGEKSGGPWLLVAGLLVISGSMIASNFSAQQEEQYRGFTSEAAIIVTYGLGAAVWFGYATLAVMLAITTTVLLYFKAELRQFSERTTPKDINSILQFAVLSLVILPILPSADFGPYNAINPRQVWWMVVLISGLALSGYLALRIIGARHGAALLGIFGGLASSTATTMMFSRHARDHVHLVRMSAIVILIANVMVMIRLGLVSGVVAPNLVMPIATVFACGIVPGVVMALYGWKILNAAGDLPMPEVKNPTELRTAISFGLLYAVVLLASAWLQDIAGNSGLYIVALASGLTDADASVLSTLRMFNLEKISSGEAVIAVTLALMANLIFKIGLVISIGGAKLARYALPGLVAIGCGMAGGLLLI from the coding sequence ATGAGCTTTGTCGTTCCCGAACTTGCCGCACCGGTCGAAGCTTTTGCGACGGCACTCGGCATCGGCCTGCTGGTCGGCCTCGAACGCGAACGCCGCCCGGATTCGGCGGCCGGCCTGCGCACCTTCGCGCTGGTCGCCATGCTCGGCTGCCTGTTCGCGCTGCTCGGCGAGAAGAGCGGCGGGCCGTGGCTGCTGGTGGCCGGCCTGCTGGTCATTTCCGGCTCGATGATCGCGTCCAATTTCTCGGCGCAGCAGGAAGAGCAATACCGCGGCTTCACCTCGGAGGCGGCGATCATCGTCACCTACGGTCTGGGCGCCGCGGTCTGGTTCGGCTACGCGACGCTGGCCGTGATGCTCGCCATCACCACCACCGTACTGCTCTACTTCAAGGCGGAGCTGCGCCAGTTCAGCGAACGCACGACGCCGAAGGACATCAATTCGATCCTGCAGTTTGCCGTGCTGTCGCTGGTCATCCTGCCCATCCTGCCGAGTGCCGACTTCGGCCCCTACAACGCGATCAATCCGCGCCAGGTATGGTGGATGGTGGTGCTGATTTCCGGCCTGGCGCTGTCCGGCTACCTCGCGCTGCGTATCATCGGTGCCCGGCACGGCGCGGCCCTGCTCGGCATTTTCGGCGGCCTAGCCTCGTCGACCGCCACGACCATGATGTTTTCACGCCACGCCCGCGACCACGTGCATCTGGTGCGCATGTCGGCAATCGTCATCCTGATCGCCAACGTCATGGTGATGATCCGCCTCGGCCTGGTTTCCGGCGTCGTCGCCCCCAACCTGGTAATGCCGATCGCCACAGTGTTTGCCTGCGGCATCGTGCCCGGCGTCGTCATGGCGCTGTATGGCTGGAAAATCCTCAACGCCGCCGGCGACCTGCCGATGCCCGAAGTCAAGAACCCGACCGAGCTGCGCACCGCGATCTCCTTCGGCCTGCTCTACGCCGTCGTGCTGCTCGCCTCGGCCTGGCTGCAGGACATCGCCGGCAACAGCGGCCTCTACATCGTGGCGCTGGCTTCCGGCCTGACCGATGCCGACGCCAGCGTGCTGTCTACGCTGCGCATGTTCAACCTGGAAAAAATTTCCAGCGGCGAAGCGGTGATCGCCGTGACGCTCGCCCTGATGGCCAACCTGATTTTCAAGATCGGCCTGGTGATCAGCATCGGCGGCGCCAAACTCGCCCGTTATGCCCTGCCCGGCCTGGTCGCGATCGGTTGCGGCATGGCCGGCGGTTTGTTGCTGATCTGA
- the amrB gene encoding AmmeMemoRadiSam system protein B produces the protein MSSIRPPAVAGSFYPADPALLAATLDRLLADAGTPSGLPPKALIVPHAGYIYSGPSAARAYATLAPLRRQIRRVVLLGPTHRVAVNGLALPESGFFATPLGNIEIDQDAVADLQHLPQVLTSELVHAQEHSLEVHLPFLQRTLDHFKLLPLAVGNAAPEAVAEVLDTLWGGPETLIVISTDLSHFLPYAAAQLSDGATCRQILDFTSAIRPEQACGAFPLNGLLLTARQRGLQTELLDLCNSGDTAGDRERVVGYAAFALREAGHV, from the coding sequence GTGTCCAGCATCCGCCCGCCGGCCGTCGCCGGCAGCTTCTACCCCGCCGACCCGGCGCTGCTGGCCGCCACGCTGGATCGTTTGCTCGCCGATGCCGGTACGCCGTCCGGTCTGCCCCCCAAGGCCCTGATCGTGCCGCATGCCGGCTACATCTACTCCGGCCCGAGCGCGGCGCGCGCCTACGCGACACTGGCGCCGCTGCGCCGGCAAATCCGCCGCGTCGTGTTGCTCGGGCCAACCCATCGTGTAGCGGTCAACGGTCTGGCACTGCCCGAATCCGGCTTTTTCGCGACACCGCTCGGCAACATCGAAATCGACCAGGACGCCGTCGCCGACCTGCAACACCTACCACAGGTACTGACCAGCGAACTCGTGCATGCGCAGGAGCACTCGCTGGAAGTGCATCTGCCCTTCCTGCAGCGCACGCTCGATCACTTCAAGCTGCTGCCGCTCGCCGTCGGCAACGCCGCGCCGGAAGCCGTGGCCGAAGTGCTCGACACCCTGTGGGGCGGCCCGGAAACGCTGATCGTGATCAGCACCGACCTGTCGCATTTCCTGCCTTATGCCGCCGCTCAACTGAGCGATGGCGCAACCTGCCGGCAGATCCTCGATTTCACCAGCGCCATCCGTCCGGAACAGGCCTGCGGCGCCTTCCCGCTCAACGGCCTGCTGCTCACCGCTCGTCAGCGCGGCCTGCAAACCGAGCTGCTCGACCTGTGCAATTCCGGCGACACGGCAGGCGACCGCGAACGCGTCGTCGGCTACGCCGCCTTTGCCCTGCGCGAGGCCGGCCATGTCTGA
- the ispF gene encoding 2-C-methyl-D-erythritol 2,4-cyclodiphosphate synthase — translation MNIRVGQGYDVHRLVEGRKLILGGVEIPHATGLLGHSDADALLHAITDALLGAVALGDIGRHFPDTDPRYKGADSRVLLRGAVALLAERGWRPVNVDATLIAQQPKLAPHAAAMVANVAADLGIAVDCVNIKGKTNEKLGYLGREEAIEAQAVVLVERAG, via the coding sequence ATGAATATCCGGGTCGGGCAGGGTTACGACGTTCATCGACTGGTCGAAGGCCGTAAGCTGATTCTCGGCGGCGTCGAGATTCCGCATGCTACCGGCCTGCTCGGGCATTCCGACGCCGATGCGCTGTTGCACGCGATCACCGATGCGCTGCTCGGCGCCGTGGCGCTCGGCGACATCGGGCGCCACTTTCCCGATACCGATCCGCGCTACAAGGGTGCCGACAGTCGTGTCCTGCTGCGCGGCGCGGTGGCCTTGCTCGCCGAGCGCGGCTGGCGGCCGGTCAATGTCGATGCGACGCTGATTGCGCAGCAACCCAAACTCGCGCCGCACGCCGCGGCGATGGTCGCCAATGTCGCGGCCGATCTCGGTATTGCCGTCGATTGCGTCAATATCAAGGGCAAGACCAACGAGAAACTCGGCTATCTCGGCCGTGAAGAGGCGATCGAGGCACAGGCCGTGGTGCTGGTCGAACGTGCCGGCTGA